In a single window of the Candidatus Poribacteria bacterium genome:
- a CDS encoding PD40 domain-containing protein, with protein MKPKIGIYRKSFCVSWLCLLMFVVSHIAHAKLKIYYMPTGRWERNLWRMDINGANKELVLESPVPMSWPTLSPDGKQILFTLPPFLKPELMVINLDGSGLRKLLADPPRPFNFNMDGEWSPDGKWIVYEAFDPDLRPSSKVYVTDAQGFNSFQIAPDIEANMSRPFWSPDSKRIGFTVGKRGAKLHWVDADPNAKAKEMNHRFFAHWIRWSPNGKQTIVYGSIEEWGHWDLFLGDAPARNLVLLNDEANLGGAQWLPDNEHIVGTSGVDHHNGVAEVDVVVVNVDTQEVQRLTDDGQSVFVFWHDAALAVEPAGKLSTSWGAIKSEVRDANK; from the coding sequence CACATAGCGCATGCAAAATTGAAGATTTACTATATGCCGACCGGACGTTGGGAGCGAAATCTTTGGCGGATGGATATCAATGGGGCAAACAAGGAACTGGTCCTCGAATCGCCCGTTCCGATGTCGTGGCCTACACTCTCTCCAGACGGGAAGCAAATCCTGTTCACACTGCCTCCCTTTCTTAAGCCTGAACTGATGGTAATAAATTTGGATGGCAGTGGCTTGCGGAAATTGCTTGCTGACCCACCGCGTCCGTTCAATTTCAATATGGATGGGGAATGGTCACCGGATGGGAAATGGATTGTTTATGAAGCCTTTGATCCGGATTTGCGTCCCTCCAGTAAAGTGTATGTGACGGATGCTCAAGGATTTAACTCCTTTCAAATTGCTCCAGATATAGAAGCAAACATGTCCAGACCCTTTTGGTCTCCGGACAGCAAGCGCATCGGCTTTACGGTCGGCAAACGCGGTGCAAAACTGCATTGGGTTGACGCGGATCCCAACGCGAAGGCAAAAGAGATGAATCACCGGTTCTTTGCCCATTGGATTCGTTGGTCCCCAAATGGAAAACAGACAATTGTCTACGGGTCAATAGAGGAATGGGGACATTGGGACCTGTTTCTCGGTGATGCGCCTGCCAGAAATCTGGTTCTTCTTAACGATGAGGCGAATCTGGGCGGGGCGCAATGGTTACCGGACAACGAGCATATTGTCGGTACGAGCGGTGTGGATCATCACAATGGCGTGGCAGAAGTGGATGTGGTGGTGGTGAATGTTGACACCCAAGAAGTTCAGCGTTTGACCGACGATGGTCAAAGCGTGTTTGTCTTCTGGCACGATGCTGCGCTTGCGGTGGAACCGGCGGGAAAGCTATCGACATCTTGGGGTGCAATCAAAAGTGAGGTCAGAGACGCCAACAAGTGA